Proteins encoded together in one Drosophila albomicans strain 15112-1751.03 chromosome 2R, ASM965048v2, whole genome shotgun sequence window:
- the LOC117576878 gene encoding E3 UFM1-protein ligase 1 homolog encodes MGSDWDEIKRLAADFQKAQLTSTLQKLSERNCIEIVTLLLEKQLLDVVFTNDGKEYITPDHLEREIQDELYANGGRANLVEVSKTLNVDLTRIVTLAEHIAAENPQIHLMLGQLIDEDYITHIAQEINEKLAQRGEISISDLTSQFDLPSDFLQHNVVEKHLGKIIKGRQDATNPRVFFTQAYIQRCKAKIRGALAAITKPTNVAVILQQISVQEKIFHSLLDEIAPAGQVTSKQANAQYVPHIYAKTQADWVNAFYKQNSFLEYDAINKLGISDAKAYIRKQFPNEQFLFLKRVALGARLIELTVVAALNECNATKQYLDLSTILPSNLSEEDIKEAFEAIISQKQCNPSHFVFLDSIVFSQAYLTQLVQPCQEMAHAQAKAAIDAGVYQQYIVEKTLAQKGNTGTGSAYDADDDKLDKRDERRKKAASGKAGGGAQGRETKTKSTKKHQRGRVAHNHDSEDEEDTVQSNASSNRKSGKTLDLVKTADITNLIKGTLEEEGLEQLAKPIAALYLNQLNQTALAKAQELYEATPQTNRRQTHAAIQERVNTLLVDIRLYEKGLKLFPSDTQSQLVKYLLKSLGNDICNELTLYVAAECSLSVKSTNLNVDQRIKLVQECDVLYRNALLEQNKAINKSIDEFELATEAVLKTCSMIVKKVDKKKDRLLIVNHKEKLLQQLLECNEPALLLHLAALILFTTITGCILHASGKFVSAILQHIRSTLNEPQNALLLRYHDLVLQLLQQASPDSVESKSVNEQLHSLQTEVVDLAQNYSRASVSKAD; translated from the exons atgggCAGTGACTGGGATGAAATTAAACGCTTGGCAGCCGACTTTCAAAAAGCTCAGCTTACCTCCACGTTGCAGAA GCTCTCTGAACgcaattgcattgaaattgttaCATTATTGTTGGAAAAACAATTGCTTGATGTGGTTTTCACCAACGATGGCAAGGAGTACATTACTCCCGATCACTTGGAGCGTGAAATCCAAGATGAACTCTATGCGAATGGAGGTCGTGCAAATCTCGTGGAGGTCAGCAAAACATTGAATGTGGATCTGACGCGGATTGTGACGCTGGCGGAGCATATTGCAGCCGAGAATCCTCAGATACATCTAATGTTGGGCCAGTTGATCGATGAGGACTACATCACGCACATTGCCCAGGAGATTAACGAAAAACTGGCACAACGTGGCGAAATTTCAATATCAGACTTAACGTCACAATTCGATTTGCCCTCAGACTTTCTGCAGCACAATGTGGTTGAGAAGCATCTGGGCAAGATCATTAAGGGTCGTCAGGACGCCACCAATCCTCGTGTATTCTTCACCCAAGCCTACATCCAGCGTTGTAAGGCAAAAATTCGCGGTGCTTTAGCGGCCATCACCAAACCCACTAATGTAGCTGTTATTCTGCAACAGATCAGCGTGCAAGAGAAGATCTTTCATTCACTGCTAGACGAAATTGCCCCAGCTGGCCAGGTGACCTCCAAGCAGGCTAATGCCCAGTATGTGCCTCATATTTATGCCAAAACCCAAGCAGATTGGGTCAATGCGTTTTATAAGCAAAACAGTTTCCTGGAATATGATGCCATTAACAAGTTGGGAATTTCGGATGCCAAGGCATATATCCGCAAACAGTTTCCCAACGAGCAGTTCCTGTTCCTCAAGCGCGTGGCACTTGGCGCACGTCTGATTGAGCTGACTGTAGTTGCAGCTTTAAATGAATGCAATGCTACCAAACAATATCTTGACTTGTCCACAATCCTACCGTCAAATTTGTCGGAGGAGGACATTAAAGAGGCTTTCGAGGCCATAATTTCACAGAAGCAGTGCAATCCAAGCCATTTTGTGTTCTTGGATAGCATTG TCTTCTCACAGGCTTATTTAACGCAACTGGTGCAACCATGCCAAGAGATGGCACATGCTCAGGCCAAGGCAGCTATCGATGCGGGCGTGTATCAACAGTATATTGTGGAGAAAACACTAGCGCAAAAGGGCAACACTGGAACTGGCAGCGCTTATGATGCCGACGATGACAAGTTGGACAAACGTGATGAACGTCGCAAAAAGGCTGCCTCTGGCAAAGCAGGTGGCGGTGCGCAGGGTCGCGAGACTAAAACAAAGTCGACAAAGAAGCATCAGCGTGGTCGAGTTGCTCACAATCATGATAGCGAGGATGAAGAGGATACTGTGCAGTCCAATGCTAGCAGTAATCGTAAATCTGGCAAAACTTTGGATCTGGTTAAGACTGCGGATATCACAAATCTAATCAAAGGCACGCTGGAGGAGGAAGGACTAGAGCAGCTCGCCAAGCCCATCGCAGCACTCTACCTAAA CCAACTCAATCAGACGGCACTAGCCAAGGCGCAAGAGCTATATGAGGCAACACCCCAAACAAATCGTCGCCAGACTCACGCAGCTATTCAGGAGCGCGTCAATACTTTGTTGGTGGACATCCGACTGTACGAGAAAGGTCTGAAACTTTTTCCCAGCGACACGCAATCGCAATTGGTTAAATATCTGCTTAAATCGCTGGGCAATGACATATGCAATGAATTAACGCTATATGTGGCAGCCGAGTGCAGTTTATCTGTGAAATCAACAAACCTGAATGTCGATCAACGCATCAAACTAGTGCAAGAGTGCG ATGTGCTGTATCGCAATGCTCTGCTGgaacaaaataaagcaataaacaaaagcatcGATGAGTTCGAGTTGGCTACGGAAGCTGTGCTGAAAACATGCAGCATGATTGTGAAAAAAGTCGATAAGAAAAAGGATCGACTACTCATTGTGAATCATAAGGAGAAGCTGCTACAACAGTTGCTGGAGTGCAATGAACCCGCTTTATTACTTCATTTGGCTGCGCTGATACTTTTCACCACCATCACGGGTTGTATTCTGCATGCGTCCGGCAAATTTGTTTCAGCCATATTACAACATATTCGAAGCACTTTAAATGAACCACAAAATGCATTATTGTTGCGCTATCATG ATCTCGTCCTGCAATTGCTCCAGCAAGCATCGCCAGACAGTGTCGAGTCCAAGTCAGTAAACGAACAATTGCACTCGCTGCAAACAGAGGTTGTTGACCTAGCCCAAAACTATTCACGTGCCTCTGTTTCTAAGGCTGATTAG
- the LOC117576877 gene encoding PAX3- and PAX7-binding protein 1 isoform X2, whose product MSLFRKPKKIQRRVFSSNADEDDNTSTMDVDGDLETPPPPIISLSGSGRRDKDKSKKSNKSSEDNGVTTAQAHNKPKALLSFADDEDDGEVFQVRKSSHSKKVMRMLDKERRKKKREERAEHSGHSGGVMGYENGSTTTQQQQHLETSSGTVTSGVGTANSSRYKSASSTASDNPNVQSKSKKCDNDMIQTEIRTDDFVLVVKKSETPDVVLNGRAALCAGRDDVSDDEGRLDDDGDSDKTRHRFSKPEHLKQMLESGSIPDAAMIHAARKRRQRAREQGAGDYIPIEEPKEPPKLSSRLPREDVEGDQSDDEERMDMNDITGRKEREERREQFYAVENDLTEEDSDREMHEWENQQIRKGVTGAQLVHAQHETVLSRFMIKPAAPTGLESLQLEDAVRQVPPSTSTLLEQAYAKNAIDKTSNLATAMRSSFSKPKKEKAKATALRTPQEMRTAITTRINELQDRNDDHSASITRIANELKALKLQELECQQNAPTAAAKYKFYQEIKCYVNDLVDCLAAKSPQINDLEKRALQQYGKSQRYLVNRRRQDVRDQAKEMAEASTAVKRTPEYEEQVRRAAEREGRRTRRRCDRERNDLLASHLDGMSSDDEIADQQQEQCLAATALIEQQAAEAFEDVVDDFCKIELILIKFYAWRKTDMSSYQDAFVSLCLPKLLAPLVRHELLLWSPLLQEYTDIETMHWYQACMLYAFESEETIERLKQDPDINLVPSLIEKIVLPKVNCLVAECWDPLSTTQTLRLIGFINRLGREFPLLSSNKQLRKLFESILDRMRLALENDVFIPIFPKQVQEAKGSFFQRQFCSGLKLFRNFLSWQGILADKPLRELAIGSLLNRYLLLAIRVCTLNDAIGKAYIIVNTLPTVWLLPNSDTLKNLELFITFIRQTLETCDANNPLFMQSCEKAKQILQRLHSL is encoded by the exons ATGTCGCTGTTTCGCAAACCGAAGAAAATACAGCGCCGCGTTTTCTCCAGCAATGCGGACGAGGACGACAACACGTCCACAATGGACGTTGATGGGGACTTGGAAACACCCCCTCCTCCCATAATTTCGTTGTCCGGAAGCGGGAGGCGGGATAAGGAtaaaagtaagaaatctaACAAATCATCCGAAGACAATGGTGTAACAACTGCTCAAGCTCACAACAAGCCCAAGGCATTGCTTAGTTTTGCTGACGATG AGGATGATGGGGAGGTATTTCAAGTGCGCAAATCTTCTCACAGCAAGAAAGTAATGCGAATGCTGGACAAGGAACGTCGCAAGAAGAAGCGGGAGGAGCGAGCGGAGCACTCTGGTCATAGTGGAGGAGTAATGGGTTATGAAAATGGTAgtacaacaacacaacagcagcagcatttagAGACGTCCAGTGGCACTGTCACTTCGGGTGTTGGTACTGCCAACTCAAGTAGATATAAAAGTGCCTCGAGTACGGCGAGTGACAATCCGAACGTacaaagtaaaagtaaaaagtgtGATAATGATATGATCCAAACCGAAATACGCACAGACGACTTTGTG ctcgTGGTCAAAAAATCTGAAACGCCTGATGTTGTTTTAAATGGACGTGCCGCACTTTGTGCTGGCCGCGATGATGTAAGCGACGATGAGGGACGACTggacgacgatggcgacagTGATAAGACACGTCATCGTTTCTCAAAACCAGAGCACTTAAAGCAAATGCTGGAGAGTGGTTCCATACCCGATGCAGCGATGATACATGCGGCACGCAAACGCAGACAGCGAGCAAGAGAGCAAG GTGCTGGTGATTATATACCAATCGAAGAACCCAAAGAGCCGCCCAAGCTTAGCTCACGTTTGCCACGCGAAGATGTCGAGGGCGATCAATCGGACGATGAGGAACGCATGGATATGAACGATATAACGGGACGAAAGGAGCGCGAAGAGCGTCGTGAACAGTTCTATGCTGTTGAAAATGATT TAACCGAGGAAGATTCTGATCGTGAAATGCATGAGTGGGAAAACCAACAAATACGCAAAGGTGTCACCGGCGCCCAATTGGTGCATGCTCAGCATGAAACTGTTCTATCACGTTTCATGATCAAGCCAGCAGCGCCAACGGGCTTGGAATCCTTGCAATTGGAGGATGCAGTGCGTCAAGTGCCGCCGTCGACATCAACCTTGTTGGAGCAGGCCTATGCAAAGAACGCTATAGATAAAACAAGTAATTTGGCTACAGCGATGCGATCAAGTTTCTCCAAGCCTAAAAAAGAGAAAGCTAAAGCGACGGCACTGCGAACACCTCAGGAGATGCGTACAGCGATCACAACACGCATTAATGAGCTGCAGGATCGCAACGATGACCACAGTGCGTCAATTACACGCATTGCCAACGAGCTGAAAGCATTGAAGCTACAGGAACTGGAATGTCAACAAAATGCCCCAACGGCAGCGGCCAAATACAAGTTCTATCAGGAGATCAAGTGTTATGTCAACGATTTAGTGGATTGCCTGGCAGCCAAATCGCCGCAAATCAACGATCTGGAGAAACGCGCCCTGCAGCAATATGGTAAGAGTCAACGTTATCTGGTTAATCGTCGACGTCAGGATGTGCGTGATCAGGCCAAAGAGATGGCAGAAGCATCAA CTGCTGTGAAACGAACACCAGAATACGAGGAGCAAGTCCGTCGTGCCGCTGAACGGGAAGGGCGTCGCACGCGTCGACGTTGCGATCGAGAACGAAATGACTTACTCGCCTCGCATCTAGACGGCATGTCCAGTGATGATGAGATTGCCGACCAACAGCAGGAACAATGTCTGGCGGCAACAGCGCTCATCGAACAGCAAGCAGCCGAGGCTTTCGAAGATGTGGTCGATGATTTCTGCAAAATCGAGCTGATACTTATCAAGTTTTACGCTTGGCGTAAAACCGATATGAGTTCGTATCAAGATGCCTTCGTTAGTCTGTGCCTGCCCAAATTGTTGGCGCCTCTGGTGCGTCACGAGTTGCTGCTATGGTCACCGTTACTTCAGGAATACACAGATATAGAAACAATGCATTGGTATCAAGCCTGCATGTTGTATGCATTCGAGTCGGAGGAAACTATTGAGCGGCTGAAGCAGGATCCTGATATTAACCTGGTGCCCTCGCTTATAGAAAAGATTGTGCTTCCAAAAGTGAACT GTCTGGTCGCCGAATGCTGGGATCCATTATCAACGACGCAAACGCTGCGTCTTATTGGCTTTATCAATCGCTTAGGTCGCGAATTTCCGCTTCTTAGCAGCAATAAACAATTGCGAAAACTTTTTGAGTCAATTTTAGATCGCATGCGGCTGGCTCTCGAAAATGACGTTTTCATACCTATTTTTCCAAAGCA AGTGCAAGAAGCCAAGGGCTCTTTCTTTCAGCGACAGTTTTGCAGTGGTCTTAAATTATTTCGAAACTTCCTTAGCTGGCAGGGAATTTTGGCAGACAAACCGTTGCGGGAGCTAGCTATTGGATCACTTTTAAATCGATATCTTTTATTAGCCATTCGTGTGTGCACACTAAATGATGCGATTGGCAAAGCATACATTATTGTAAATACCCTGCCAACAGTTTGGCTCCTTCCTAACAGTGATACACTAAAGAATTTGGAGCTGTTTATTACATTCATACGACAAACGTTGGAAACTTGTGATGCTAACAATCCCCTTTTTAT GCAATCCTGTGAGAAGGCTAAGCAAATACTACAAAGACTACATAGCTTGTAA
- the LOC117576877 gene encoding PAX3- and PAX7-binding protein 1 isoform X1 yields the protein MSLFRKPKKIQRRVFSSNADEDDNTSTMDVDGDLETPPPPIISLSGSGRRDKDKSKKSNKSSEDNGVTTAQAHNKPKALLSFADDEDDGEVFQVRKSSHSKKVMRMLDKERRKKKREERAEHSGHSGGVMGYENGSTTTQQQQHLETSSGTVTSGVGTANSSRYKSASSTASDNPNVQSKSKKCDNDMIQTEIRTDDFVLVVKKSETPDVVLNGRAALCAGRDDVSDDEGRLDDDGDSDKTRHRFSKPEHLKQMLESGSIPDAAMIHAARKRRQRAREQGAGDYIPIEEPKEPPKLSSRLPREDVEGDQSDDEERMDMNDITGRKEREERREQFYAVENDLTEEDSDREMHEWENQQIRKGVTGAQLVHAQHETVLSRFMIKPAAPTGLESLQLEDAVRQVPPSTSTLLEQAYAKNAIDKTSNLATAMRSSFSKPKKEKAKATALRTPQEMRTAITTRINELQDRNDDHSASITRIANELKALKLQELECQQNAPTAAAKYKFYQEIKCYVNDLVDCLAAKSPQINDLEKRALQQYGKSQRYLVNRRRQDVRDQAKEMAEASKSMTAAVKRTPEYEEQVRRAAEREGRRTRRRCDRERNDLLASHLDGMSSDDEIADQQQEQCLAATALIEQQAAEAFEDVVDDFCKIELILIKFYAWRKTDMSSYQDAFVSLCLPKLLAPLVRHELLLWSPLLQEYTDIETMHWYQACMLYAFESEETIERLKQDPDINLVPSLIEKIVLPKVNCLVAECWDPLSTTQTLRLIGFINRLGREFPLLSSNKQLRKLFESILDRMRLALENDVFIPIFPKQVQEAKGSFFQRQFCSGLKLFRNFLSWQGILADKPLRELAIGSLLNRYLLLAIRVCTLNDAIGKAYIIVNTLPTVWLLPNSDTLKNLELFITFIRQTLETCDANNPLFMQSCEKAKQILQRLHSL from the exons ATGTCGCTGTTTCGCAAACCGAAGAAAATACAGCGCCGCGTTTTCTCCAGCAATGCGGACGAGGACGACAACACGTCCACAATGGACGTTGATGGGGACTTGGAAACACCCCCTCCTCCCATAATTTCGTTGTCCGGAAGCGGGAGGCGGGATAAGGAtaaaagtaagaaatctaACAAATCATCCGAAGACAATGGTGTAACAACTGCTCAAGCTCACAACAAGCCCAAGGCATTGCTTAGTTTTGCTGACGATG AGGATGATGGGGAGGTATTTCAAGTGCGCAAATCTTCTCACAGCAAGAAAGTAATGCGAATGCTGGACAAGGAACGTCGCAAGAAGAAGCGGGAGGAGCGAGCGGAGCACTCTGGTCATAGTGGAGGAGTAATGGGTTATGAAAATGGTAgtacaacaacacaacagcagcagcatttagAGACGTCCAGTGGCACTGTCACTTCGGGTGTTGGTACTGCCAACTCAAGTAGATATAAAAGTGCCTCGAGTACGGCGAGTGACAATCCGAACGTacaaagtaaaagtaaaaagtgtGATAATGATATGATCCAAACCGAAATACGCACAGACGACTTTGTG ctcgTGGTCAAAAAATCTGAAACGCCTGATGTTGTTTTAAATGGACGTGCCGCACTTTGTGCTGGCCGCGATGATGTAAGCGACGATGAGGGACGACTggacgacgatggcgacagTGATAAGACACGTCATCGTTTCTCAAAACCAGAGCACTTAAAGCAAATGCTGGAGAGTGGTTCCATACCCGATGCAGCGATGATACATGCGGCACGCAAACGCAGACAGCGAGCAAGAGAGCAAG GTGCTGGTGATTATATACCAATCGAAGAACCCAAAGAGCCGCCCAAGCTTAGCTCACGTTTGCCACGCGAAGATGTCGAGGGCGATCAATCGGACGATGAGGAACGCATGGATATGAACGATATAACGGGACGAAAGGAGCGCGAAGAGCGTCGTGAACAGTTCTATGCTGTTGAAAATGATT TAACCGAGGAAGATTCTGATCGTGAAATGCATGAGTGGGAAAACCAACAAATACGCAAAGGTGTCACCGGCGCCCAATTGGTGCATGCTCAGCATGAAACTGTTCTATCACGTTTCATGATCAAGCCAGCAGCGCCAACGGGCTTGGAATCCTTGCAATTGGAGGATGCAGTGCGTCAAGTGCCGCCGTCGACATCAACCTTGTTGGAGCAGGCCTATGCAAAGAACGCTATAGATAAAACAAGTAATTTGGCTACAGCGATGCGATCAAGTTTCTCCAAGCCTAAAAAAGAGAAAGCTAAAGCGACGGCACTGCGAACACCTCAGGAGATGCGTACAGCGATCACAACACGCATTAATGAGCTGCAGGATCGCAACGATGACCACAGTGCGTCAATTACACGCATTGCCAACGAGCTGAAAGCATTGAAGCTACAGGAACTGGAATGTCAACAAAATGCCCCAACGGCAGCGGCCAAATACAAGTTCTATCAGGAGATCAAGTGTTATGTCAACGATTTAGTGGATTGCCTGGCAGCCAAATCGCCGCAAATCAACGATCTGGAGAAACGCGCCCTGCAGCAATATGGTAAGAGTCAACGTTATCTGGTTAATCGTCGACGTCAGGATGTGCGTGATCAGGCCAAAGAGATGGCAGAAGCATCAA AATCTATGACAGCTGCTGTGAAACGAACACCAGAATACGAGGAGCAAGTCCGTCGTGCCGCTGAACGGGAAGGGCGTCGCACGCGTCGACGTTGCGATCGAGAACGAAATGACTTACTCGCCTCGCATCTAGACGGCATGTCCAGTGATGATGAGATTGCCGACCAACAGCAGGAACAATGTCTGGCGGCAACAGCGCTCATCGAACAGCAAGCAGCCGAGGCTTTCGAAGATGTGGTCGATGATTTCTGCAAAATCGAGCTGATACTTATCAAGTTTTACGCTTGGCGTAAAACCGATATGAGTTCGTATCAAGATGCCTTCGTTAGTCTGTGCCTGCCCAAATTGTTGGCGCCTCTGGTGCGTCACGAGTTGCTGCTATGGTCACCGTTACTTCAGGAATACACAGATATAGAAACAATGCATTGGTATCAAGCCTGCATGTTGTATGCATTCGAGTCGGAGGAAACTATTGAGCGGCTGAAGCAGGATCCTGATATTAACCTGGTGCCCTCGCTTATAGAAAAGATTGTGCTTCCAAAAGTGAACT GTCTGGTCGCCGAATGCTGGGATCCATTATCAACGACGCAAACGCTGCGTCTTATTGGCTTTATCAATCGCTTAGGTCGCGAATTTCCGCTTCTTAGCAGCAATAAACAATTGCGAAAACTTTTTGAGTCAATTTTAGATCGCATGCGGCTGGCTCTCGAAAATGACGTTTTCATACCTATTTTTCCAAAGCA AGTGCAAGAAGCCAAGGGCTCTTTCTTTCAGCGACAGTTTTGCAGTGGTCTTAAATTATTTCGAAACTTCCTTAGCTGGCAGGGAATTTTGGCAGACAAACCGTTGCGGGAGCTAGCTATTGGATCACTTTTAAATCGATATCTTTTATTAGCCATTCGTGTGTGCACACTAAATGATGCGATTGGCAAAGCATACATTATTGTAAATACCCTGCCAACAGTTTGGCTCCTTCCTAACAGTGATACACTAAAGAATTTGGAGCTGTTTATTACATTCATACGACAAACGTTGGAAACTTGTGATGCTAACAATCCCCTTTTTAT GCAATCCTGTGAGAAGGCTAAGCAAATACTACAAAGACTACATAGCTTGTAA
- the LOC117576877 gene encoding uncharacterized protein LOC117576877 isoform X3 → MSLFRKPKKIQRRVFSSNADEDDNTSTMDVDGDLETPPPPIISLSGSGRRDKDKSKKSNKSSEDNGVTTAQAHNKPKALLSFADDEDDGEVFQVRKSSHSKKVMRMLDKERRKKKREERAEHSGHSGGVMGYENGSTTTQQQQHLETSSGTVTSGVGTANSSRYKSASSTASDNPNVQSKSKKCDNDMIQTEIRTDDFVVSSWSKNLKRLMLF, encoded by the exons ATGTCGCTGTTTCGCAAACCGAAGAAAATACAGCGCCGCGTTTTCTCCAGCAATGCGGACGAGGACGACAACACGTCCACAATGGACGTTGATGGGGACTTGGAAACACCCCCTCCTCCCATAATTTCGTTGTCCGGAAGCGGGAGGCGGGATAAGGAtaaaagtaagaaatctaACAAATCATCCGAAGACAATGGTGTAACAACTGCTCAAGCTCACAACAAGCCCAAGGCATTGCTTAGTTTTGCTGACGATG AGGATGATGGGGAGGTATTTCAAGTGCGCAAATCTTCTCACAGCAAGAAAGTAATGCGAATGCTGGACAAGGAACGTCGCAAGAAGAAGCGGGAGGAGCGAGCGGAGCACTCTGGTCATAGTGGAGGAGTAATGGGTTATGAAAATGGTAgtacaacaacacaacagcagcagcatttagAGACGTCCAGTGGCACTGTCACTTCGGGTGTTGGTACTGCCAACTCAAGTAGATATAAAAGTGCCTCGAGTACGGCGAGTGACAATCCGAACGTacaaagtaaaagtaaaaagtgtGATAATGATATGATCCAAACCGAAATACGCACAGACGACTTTGTGGTaag ctcgTGGTCAAAAAATCTGAAACGCCTGATGTTGTTTTAA